Proteins co-encoded in one Plasmodium coatneyi strain Hackeri chromosome 7, complete sequence genomic window:
- a CDS encoding Early transcribed membrane protein, with the protein MKITKVLVTLAALVALNSLTPYTCKSLLLEKVKSELDVVDKNIKKKNFKKKLIISSVVLGVAILVNVLAGIGYYNYKKKQQCQHEQKDHLPEPKMNVPVNKHAKITKEIIDEVNRISEKNMAEKFKSGKPYYPKLKDILLNIENEVKKRNAKFDRYNISDMSYDIFRNLYHISERWKKNPNLVLANK; encoded by the coding sequence atgaagaTTACAAAAGTGCTGGTAACACTGGCTGCTTTAGTTGCCCTTAATTCACTCACTCCATACACATGTAAAAGTTTACTTCTGGAAAAGGTGAAATCAGAACTAGACGTAGTCGATAAAAACatcaagaaaaagaatttcaAAAAGAAGTTGATCATCTCGTCAGTAGTCTTAGGAGTAGCCATTTTGGTAAATGTACTAGCTGGAATAGGATACTATAATTATAAGAAAAAGCAACAATGTCAGCATGAACAGAAGGATCACTTGCCGGAACCTAAAATGAACGTACCTGTAAATAAGCACGCCAAGATAACTAAAGAAATTATCGATGAAGTAAATCGAATAtccgaaaaaaatatggctGAAAAATTCAAGTCGGGAAAACCATATTATCCGAAGCTAAAGGATATTCTGCTCAACATtgaaaatgaagtaaaaaagagaaacgcAAAATTCGATAGGTATAACATTTCAGACATGTCTTACGATATTTTCAGAAACCTTTATCATATATCTGAacgctggaaaaaaaacccaAACTTAGTTCTAGCCAATAAGTAA